From Trueperella pecoris, a single genomic window includes:
- the infC gene encoding translation initiation factor IF-3 produces the protein MRIARRSRRGTVINEPRVNDRITVSEVRLVGPGGEQVGVVRVKDALRLAQEANLDLVEVAPNANPPVAKLMDYGKYKYEAAQKKREARRNQVNTQLKEIRLSLKIEKHDYETKVGRIKKFLDGGDKVKIQLRFKGREQLRPEMGVRLMERIANDTEENSTVESAPRVDGRNMVMVLAPIRRKSQAKSDQRRRREAEREQRKADEARRAQKNADRVAEKSAGTEEN, from the coding sequence GTGCGCATTGCACGTCGAAGTAGAAGAGGAACCGTTATCAACGAGCCAAGAGTCAACGATCGAATTACCGTTTCCGAGGTACGACTAGTCGGACCGGGCGGTGAACAGGTCGGCGTCGTTCGCGTTAAGGATGCCCTGCGCCTTGCCCAGGAAGCTAATCTCGATCTTGTTGAGGTGGCGCCCAACGCTAATCCTCCGGTTGCGAAGCTGATGGATTACGGCAAATACAAGTACGAAGCTGCACAGAAGAAGCGTGAAGCACGTCGTAACCAGGTGAATACCCAGCTGAAGGAGATTCGCCTCAGTCTGAAGATTGAGAAGCACGATTACGAGACCAAGGTCGGTCGCATCAAGAAGTTCCTTGATGGCGGCGACAAGGTCAAGATTCAGCTTCGCTTCAAGGGCCGCGAGCAGCTACGTCCGGAAATGGGTGTCCGTCTCATGGAGCGTATTGCGAACGATACCGAGGAAAACTCCACTGTAGAGTCAGCGCCTCGCGTTGACGGCCGCAACATGGTGATGGTGCTTGCTCCTATTCGCCGTAAGTCTCAGGCGAAGTCCGATCAGCGTCGTAGGCGCGAAGCCGAGCGCGAGCAGCGCAAGGCCGATGAGGCGCGGCGGGCCCAGAAGAACGCGGACCGAGTCGCGGAGAAATCTGCCGGGACTGAAGAGAACTAG
- the rpmI gene encoding 50S ribosomal protein L35: MPKMKTHSGAKKRFRVTGSGKLMREQAGKRHLLEHKSTRRTRRLSSDQPVAAADVKSTKRLLGR, translated from the coding sequence ATGCCTAAGATGAAGACCCACTCGGGTGCCAAGAAGCGCTTCCGCGTCACCGGTAGCGGCAAGCTGATGCGTGAGCAGGCGGGCAAGCGCCACCTCCTCGAGCACAAGTCGACGCGTCGCACCCGTCGCCTGTCCTCTGACCAGCCGGTCGCTGCGGCTGACGTCAAGTCCACCAAGCGCCTTCTGGGCCGCTAA
- the rplT gene encoding 50S ribosomal protein L20, with the protein MARVKNALNSKKSRRTTLERAKGYRGQRSRLYRKAKEQVTHSFVYNYRDRKVRKNEFRKLWIQRINAACRAEGMVYSRFMQGLSLAGIEVDRRMLAELAVNDPAAFKAIVEAAKAALPADVNAPVAK; encoded by the coding sequence ATGGCACGCGTAAAGAACGCTCTTAACTCCAAGAAGTCCCGCCGTACCACGCTTGAGCGCGCCAAGGGCTACCGCGGCCAGCGCTCGCGCCTGTACCGCAAGGCCAAGGAGCAGGTCACTCACTCATTCGTCTACAACTACCGTGACCGTAAGGTCCGCAAGAATGAGTTCCGCAAGCTCTGGATCCAGCGCATCAACGCTGCGTGCCGCGCTGAGGGCATGGTCTACTCGCGCTTCATGCAGGGCCTGTCGCTCGCCGGCATCGAGGTTGATCGTCGCATGCTCGCCGAGCTCGCCGTCAACGATCCGGCCGCTTTCAAGGCTATTGTTGAGGCCGCTAAGGCTGCTCTTCCGGCTGACGTGAACGCGCCGGTTGCGAAGTAA
- a CDS encoding dTDP-4-dehydrorhamnose 3,5-epimerase family protein, with product MVEIIEPKVEKTDIEGLVVITPKQITDERGTIRELVRRSWLVEQGFVSDFEQANNTFTHKGGLRGLHAEAMTKLVTVVSGRAFGAYVDVRDGSPSFGAVVTVDIAPGTMVLVPQGVCNGFQATEDETEYLYFFDREWKPGMPGSALAPLDPELGIQWPIPVDVNDRAMISDKDLNAPRLADLKAK from the coding sequence ATGGTTGAGATCATCGAACCGAAGGTTGAAAAGACGGACATCGAGGGGCTGGTCGTCATCACCCCCAAGCAGATTACCGACGAGCGCGGCACGATTCGCGAGCTGGTGCGCCGCTCGTGGCTAGTCGAGCAAGGCTTTGTGAGCGACTTCGAACAGGCCAACAACACCTTCACGCACAAGGGCGGGCTTCGTGGCCTGCACGCTGAGGCGATGACGAAGCTTGTCACTGTTGTTTCCGGCCGAGCCTTCGGCGCCTATGTTGACGTCCGTGATGGCTCGCCGAGCTTTGGGGCTGTCGTGACCGTCGATATCGCGCCGGGGACGATGGTTCTCGTTCCGCAGGGCGTGTGCAACGGCTTCCAGGCCACTGAGGACGAGACCGAATACCTCTACTTCTTCGACCGTGAGTGGAAGCCGGGGATGCCGGGTTCGGCGCTGGCCCCGTTGGATCCGGAGCTCGGCATTCAGTGGCCGATTCCCGTAGACGTCAACGATCGGGCCATGATCTCCGACAAGGATCTCAACGCCCCACGGCTGGCCGACCTGAAGGCCAAGTAG
- a CDS encoding TrmH family RNA methyltransferase: MPRRHTEGFTGQLKKVAGLQQRRQRERFGQMIVEGPQAVRELLAQPEFVRDLYVTEAGLSQHPDLDALAQRVDPYTHILSEDVFGRLSTSAQGWLAVAEAPLQPSLEEFFAASPRLVVCLVESGDPGNLGTIIRSADAAGADGVVLCKGSVELFNPKVIRSSVGSVFHLPILSDVTVDDAVAAAHAHGLTVLCADGSARVDLLAAPSEAGANLADPTMWLVGNEAHGFTPQQLALADLAVRIPMWGQAESLNAAVAASLCLYSSALAQRR; encoded by the coding sequence GTGCCGCGCCGCCATACGGAAGGTTTCACGGGTCAGCTCAAGAAGGTCGCGGGGCTGCAGCAGCGCCGCCAGCGCGAGCGTTTCGGTCAGATGATTGTTGAGGGCCCGCAGGCTGTGCGTGAGCTTCTTGCCCAGCCGGAGTTCGTGCGTGACCTCTACGTGACCGAGGCCGGCCTGAGCCAGCATCCCGACCTAGACGCGCTTGCCCAGCGCGTGGATCCCTACACCCACATTCTCAGCGAGGACGTGTTTGGCCGGCTTTCGACCAGCGCCCAGGGATGGCTCGCCGTCGCCGAGGCGCCACTACAGCCGAGCCTGGAGGAGTTTTTCGCCGCGAGCCCGCGCCTCGTGGTCTGCCTCGTGGAATCTGGCGACCCCGGTAATCTTGGCACGATTATTCGTAGCGCGGACGCGGCGGGCGCGGACGGCGTCGTGCTGTGCAAGGGCTCGGTGGAGCTGTTCAACCCCAAGGTGATTCGATCCTCTGTTGGTTCGGTGTTTCACCTGCCGATCCTGAGCGACGTGACGGTGGACGACGCCGTCGCGGCGGCTCACGCTCACGGGCTGACGGTTCTGTGCGCCGACGGGAGCGCAAGAGTGGACCTGCTGGCCGCTCCGAGCGAGGCGGGGGCTAACCTGGCCGACCCCACGATGTGGCTCGTGGGTAACGAGGCCCATGGTTTCACCCCTCAACAGTTGGCGCTCGCTGACCTGGCGGTTCGCATCCCGATGTGGGGGCAGGCCGAGTCGTTGAATGCGGCTGTGGCGGCGTCGCTGTGCCTGTATTCGAGCGCGCTTGCCCAGCGGCGCTGA
- a CDS encoding NADH:flavin oxidoreductase/NADH oxidase — MHLFDPIELRGKQIRNRLWLPPMCQYSAGEKGEWLGRPNDWHYQHYASRSLGGFGLVTVEATAVAPEGRISPFCLCLDDEADVPAFRHIARVINQHGALPAIQLNHAGRKASTGVPWEGSHALGESGWQTLGPSPLPFDKELPAPREMTHEDIERVIGQFARSAQLAVEAGFQAIELHAAHGYLIHQFLSPVSNVRQDEWGGDFEGRTRLLREVLRAARGAIGDLPLFVRLSATDWLAEYFEEREGTFGWTVKDSIRLVRELDDVDFWSITSGGCIHAKIPVGPGYQIPFARRIKDETGALVGVAGQITNATQADVVVYEEEADVVYTGRVALHDPYLPRHWALQLDENVPWPHQYLRGREDN; from the coding sequence ATGCACCTATTTGATCCGATCGAACTGCGCGGAAAGCAGATCCGCAACAGGCTCTGGCTTCCGCCGATGTGCCAGTACAGCGCGGGGGAGAAGGGCGAATGGCTCGGCCGTCCGAACGATTGGCATTACCAGCACTACGCCTCGCGTTCGCTGGGTGGCTTTGGGCTCGTCACGGTCGAGGCCACCGCCGTCGCTCCCGAGGGGCGCATTTCTCCGTTCTGCCTCTGCCTCGACGACGAGGCCGACGTTCCTGCCTTTCGCCACATCGCGCGCGTCATTAATCAGCACGGGGCGTTGCCCGCTATCCAGCTCAATCATGCGGGCAGGAAGGCTTCCACGGGCGTGCCGTGGGAGGGTTCGCACGCGTTGGGCGAGAGCGGTTGGCAGACCCTTGGCCCGAGCCCTCTTCCCTTCGACAAGGAGTTGCCGGCGCCGCGCGAGATGACGCACGAAGATATCGAACGCGTCATCGGACAGTTCGCCCGATCGGCTCAGCTTGCCGTCGAGGCGGGTTTTCAGGCGATCGAGCTTCACGCCGCACATGGCTACCTCATTCACCAGTTCCTCTCTCCCGTGTCCAACGTGCGCCAGGACGAATGGGGAGGCGACTTCGAGGGCCGCACGCGCCTGTTGCGCGAGGTGCTTCGCGCCGCGCGTGGTGCGATTGGTGATCTGCCGCTGTTTGTGCGGCTCTCCGCCACGGACTGGCTGGCCGAGTATTTTGAGGAACGCGAGGGGACGTTCGGCTGGACAGTGAAGGACTCGATCAGGCTGGTTCGGGAACTTGACGATGTCGACTTCTGGTCAATTACCTCGGGAGGCTGTATTCACGCGAAGATTCCCGTCGGCCCCGGTTACCAGATTCCCTTCGCCCGGCGTATTAAAGATGAGACGGGCGCGCTCGTTGGCGTGGCCGGGCAGATCACGAACGCCACGCAGGCCGACGTCGTCGTCTACGAGGAGGAGGCCGACGTGGTTTACACCGGCCGGGTGGCGCTCCACGACCCGTACTTGCCGCGCCATTGGGCACTCCAGCTTGATGAAAACGTTCCGTGGCCACATCAGTACCTGAGGGGCCGCGAGGACAACTAG
- the pheS gene encoding phenylalanine--tRNA ligase subunit alpha, translating to MTLSPLDEAGIAQAVEDAKAAFSGASSLEELKEARLSHSGDKAPITHANMQIRNLDKADKPVAGKLMGAARKAIGEALAAATKRLEAADQARVLREERVDVTVPTRRNPIGARHPLPVLMEDVADLFVAMGWEIAEGPEIENEWFNFDSLNFGPDHPARQMQDTFYIDSVQRVGVESTQKVADTEGLVLRTHTSPVQSRVMLDRGEPPIYIVCPGKVFRTDALDATHTPVFHQIEGLAVDKGLTMEHLKGALDHFAKGMFGPEAKTRLRPSFFPFTEPSAEMDLWFPQKKGGPGWIEWGGCGMVNPEVLRNAGIDPDVYTGFAFGMGIERTLMLRNSIDDMRDMVEGDVRFSTQFATTGRGN from the coding sequence ATGACGCTCAGTCCACTCGATGAGGCGGGCATCGCACAGGCCGTCGAGGATGCCAAGGCGGCATTCTCCGGCGCGAGCAGCCTTGAGGAATTGAAAGAGGCACGTCTTTCGCACAGCGGAGATAAAGCGCCCATCACCCACGCGAACATGCAGATTCGCAACTTAGATAAGGCGGACAAGCCCGTGGCGGGCAAGCTCATGGGTGCCGCACGCAAGGCCATTGGCGAGGCGCTCGCCGCCGCCACGAAACGCCTTGAGGCAGCCGACCAGGCTCGCGTGTTGCGCGAGGAACGCGTGGACGTCACGGTCCCCACCCGGCGCAACCCCATCGGCGCGCGTCACCCCTTGCCCGTGCTCATGGAGGACGTTGCCGACCTCTTCGTCGCGATGGGGTGGGAGATCGCCGAGGGTCCCGAAATCGAAAACGAGTGGTTTAACTTCGATTCGCTCAATTTCGGCCCCGATCACCCGGCCCGCCAGATGCAGGACACGTTCTACATCGATTCCGTTCAGCGAGTCGGCGTCGAGTCGACCCAGAAGGTTGCCGACACGGAAGGCCTCGTTCTTCGTACCCACACGTCGCCGGTTCAGTCGCGCGTCATGCTTGACCGTGGCGAGCCGCCGATCTACATCGTCTGCCCGGGCAAGGTGTTCCGCACGGACGCGCTCGACGCGACCCACACGCCCGTGTTCCACCAGATCGAGGGGCTCGCGGTTGACAAGGGCCTGACGATGGAGCATCTTAAGGGCGCGCTCGATCACTTCGCCAAGGGCATGTTCGGCCCGGAGGCCAAGACGCGCCTACGCCCGTCATTCTTCCCCTTCACCGAGCCCAGCGCAGAGATGGACCTGTGGTTCCCGCAGAAGAAGGGCGGCCCGGGGTGGATCGAATGGGGTGGCTGCGGCATGGTCAACCCTGAGGTCCTGCGAAACGCGGGTATCGATCCCGACGTTTACACCGGCTTCGCCTTCGGCATGGGTATCGAGCGCACGCTCATGCTACGTAACTCGATCGACGACATGCGTGACATGGTGGAGGGCGACGTTCGCTTCTCTACGCAGTTCGCCACCACGGGAAGGGGCAACTAA